From a region of the Desulfuromonas sp. KJ2020 genome:
- the glnE gene encoding bifunctional [glutamate--ammonia ligase]-adenylyl-L-tyrosine phosphorylase/[glutamate--ammonia-ligase] adenylyltransferase produces the protein MDPARLRRRFEEIDGEKGNASLQALAAELGFAEPKKSATNLRLLGQLLADPTLLTAVVTEALDSADPDQCLNGSERLADTLPRDAFLAVILDPVQRRRFLTLVGASFFLTAILCRKTIYFHDLFAGGEFDRTKDEAAMLDELRQRIPDAASFDDLQRGLRQYKAREVLRIGSRDLCGLANLQEVTGELSALAAATLQRAYEVCDRLLRHECGAPLLDAPDGTCPMEPEFTILGMGKFGGRELNFSSDIDIIYFYSSERGRTTGIDDGRGGRKNSLHLHQYFVKLAEMITRAIGEVTADGFVFRVDLRLRPEGNSGEMANSLRSAEVYYESWGQSWERAAMLKARPVAGSIALGERLLRNLEPFIYRRYLDYAMVEDIKTMKQKINQSLTREQEGELNLKLGRGGIREIEFFIQALQLIYAGKNMALREKNSLRALAVLHKEGLIEEADCQVLTGAYIFLRTVEHRIQVVQERQTHSLPVDKRELESLARRCGFPEARAFSRCLEEHRQAVEAIYLDLFYTSEEEIREEVRPEIRFLFDPAAEVDYVKDILESKGCTNPDAAYEVLLVLRDGPPHAHLTQKARRQLERIAPLLMQEGLDSPEPDMALLNLERFLGALRARGTFFALLAENREIIRVLISLFGTSQFLSRIFIQHPEILDSLVSRSYAVSFKPPVDMEKDLVSLMQTAPHYEDKLDVLRRFRNEEMLRIALNDIYGKTPQGEGTLQLSQLADICLKKAYRISRAELIPRFGLPFCADEQGEEHEAAFAVVGMGKLGGMELNYHSDLDIIFIYEGEGQTRPVEGTEPDRFRPQSNQEYFARLAQRIISVLTLMTREGYVYQIDTRLRPSGNQGPLVTSLSAYERYHQSSAQIWERQALTKARVVVGPETLARRITQVTEHIVYERPLPGELREEICRLRNRMESEIAREGASRFNIKTGRGGLVDVEFIAQYLQLRHGGRIQALRVTNTLKGLEVLHDHKKLSDADFDALDSGYKFLRRLENKLRLVHDQSISELSSDRVYLLKLARRLGYPERPRRPDEVFLEEYHCTTENIREVFSRLLCTD, from the coding sequence ATGGATCCTGCCAGGTTGCGACGCCGCTTTGAGGAGATCGACGGGGAAAAGGGTAATGCCTCGCTGCAGGCCTTGGCGGCGGAGCTCGGTTTCGCCGAGCCGAAAAAGAGTGCCACCAACCTGCGGCTGTTGGGGCAGCTGTTGGCCGATCCGACCCTGCTGACGGCTGTGGTGACCGAAGCCCTCGACAGCGCCGATCCCGACCAATGTCTCAACGGCAGCGAGCGCCTGGCCGATACCCTGCCCCGCGACGCCTTTCTGGCAGTCATACTCGACCCGGTTCAGCGGCGTCGCTTCCTGACCCTGGTGGGGGCGTCCTTCTTTCTGACGGCGATTCTCTGTCGCAAAACCATCTATTTTCACGACCTTTTTGCCGGCGGTGAATTTGATCGGACCAAGGACGAGGCGGCCATGCTCGACGAGCTGCGCCAGCGCATCCCCGACGCGGCTTCATTTGACGATCTGCAGCGGGGACTGCGCCAGTACAAAGCCCGTGAGGTTCTTCGCATCGGCAGCCGCGATCTCTGTGGCCTGGCCAACCTGCAGGAGGTCACCGGCGAACTCTCCGCCCTGGCGGCGGCGACCCTGCAGCGGGCCTATGAGGTCTGTGACCGCCTGCTGCGTCACGAATGTGGCGCGCCTCTCCTCGACGCCCCCGACGGGACCTGCCCCATGGAGCCGGAATTCACCATCCTCGGCATGGGCAAGTTCGGCGGCCGCGAGCTCAACTTCTCCTCCGATATCGACATCATCTACTTCTATTCTTCCGAACGGGGTCGCACCACCGGCATCGACGACGGGCGCGGCGGCCGCAAGAACAGCCTTCATCTGCACCAATACTTTGTCAAGCTCGCCGAGATGATCACCCGGGCCATCGGCGAGGTGACGGCCGATGGCTTTGTCTTTCGCGTCGACCTGCGCCTGCGGCCTGAAGGGAACAGCGGCGAGATGGCCAACTCCCTGCGCAGCGCCGAGGTCTATTACGAAAGCTGGGGGCAGAGCTGGGAGCGGGCCGCCATGCTCAAGGCCCGTCCGGTGGCGGGGTCCATCGCCCTGGGGGAGCGTCTGCTGCGGAATCTGGAGCCCTTCATCTATCGCCGCTATCTCGATTACGCCATGGTCGAGGACATCAAGACCATGAAGCAGAAGATCAACCAGAGCCTCACGCGCGAACAGGAGGGGGAGCTCAACCTGAAGCTGGGGCGCGGCGGCATCCGCGAAATCGAGTTTTTCATCCAGGCTCTGCAGCTGATTTATGCTGGCAAAAATATGGCCCTGCGCGAGAAGAACTCTCTGCGGGCCCTCGCCGTGCTGCATAAGGAAGGGTTGATCGAAGAGGCCGACTGTCAGGTGCTGACCGGCGCCTATATCTTTCTGCGCACGGTGGAGCATCGCATTCAGGTGGTACAGGAGCGGCAGACGCATTCCCTCCCGGTCGACAAGCGGGAACTCGAAAGTCTGGCCAGGCGCTGCGGTTTTCCGGAGGCAAGGGCTTTTTCCCGCTGCCTCGAAGAGCACCGTCAGGCGGTGGAAGCCATCTATCTCGACCTCTTCTACACCTCGGAAGAGGAGATTCGCGAAGAGGTGCGCCCGGAGATCAGATTTCTTTTTGACCCGGCCGCCGAGGTCGATTACGTCAAGGATATTCTGGAATCGAAAGGCTGCACAAACCCCGATGCCGCTTACGAGGTCCTCCTGGTTTTGCGTGATGGCCCGCCCCACGCCCATTTGACCCAGAAGGCCCGCCGGCAGCTGGAACGCATCGCGCCCCTGCTCATGCAGGAGGGGCTCGACTCCCCCGAGCCCGATATGGCGCTGCTCAATCTCGAGCGTTTCCTCGGGGCGTTGCGGGCCCGTGGCACCTTTTTCGCTCTATTGGCCGAGAACCGGGAGATTATCCGTGTTCTCATCTCTCTTTTCGGCACCAGCCAGTTCCTCTCCCGTATTTTTATCCAGCACCCGGAAATACTCGATTCCCTCGTCTCCCGCTCCTATGCCGTCTCTTTCAAACCGCCGGTGGACATGGAGAAGGACCTGGTCTCGCTGATGCAGACGGCACCCCACTACGAGGACAAGCTCGATGTACTGCGGCGCTTCCGCAACGAGGAGATGCTGCGCATCGCCCTGAACGACATCTACGGCAAGACGCCTCAGGGGGAAGGCACGCTGCAGTTGTCCCAGCTGGCGGACATCTGTCTGAAAAAGGCCTACCGTATCAGTCGGGCCGAACTCATCCCCCGCTTTGGATTGCCTTTTTGCGCGGATGAGCAGGGGGAAGAGCATGAGGCGGCTTTTGCCGTTGTCGGCATGGGCAAACTGGGGGGTATGGAGCTCAACTACCACTCGGATCTCGACATCATCTTCATTTATGAAGGCGAAGGACAGACGCGGCCGGTGGAGGGGACGGAGCCCGACCGTTTTCGCCCGCAGAGCAACCAGGAATATTTCGCCCGGTTGGCCCAGCGCATCATTTCCGTGCTGACGCTCATGACGCGTGAGGGCTATGTCTATCAGATCGATACCCGGCTGCGACCCTCGGGAAATCAGGGCCCGCTGGTGACGAGTCTGTCCGCCTACGAGCGCTACCATCAGTCTTCAGCCCAGATCTGGGAGCGTCAGGCCCTGACCAAAGCCCGGGTGGTGGTCGGCCCCGAGACGCTGGCCCGTCGCATTACCCAGGTTACCGAGCATATCGTCTATGAAAGGCCCTTGCCCGGGGAATTGCGGGAGGAGATCTGCCGGCTGCGCAACCGGATGGAGAGTGAAATCGCCCGCGAAGGTGCCAGTCGGTTCAATATCAAGACCGGCCGGGGCGGGCTGGTGGATGTGGAGTTTATCGCCCAGTATCTGCAGTTGCGGCATGGCGGCCGCATCCAGGCGCTGAGGGTGACCAATACCCTGAAGGGGCTCGAGGTACTCCATGACCACAAGAAGCTGTCCGACGCCGACTTCGATGCGCTGGATAGCGGCTACAAGTTTTTGCGCCGCCTCGAAAACAAATTACGCCTGGTGCACGATCAGTCGATCAGCGAGCTGTCCAGCGACCGCGTTTATCTGCTCAAGCTGGCGCGGCGTCTGGGGTATCCCGAGCGCCCCCGCCGCCCCGATGAAGTCTTCCTCGAAGAGTATCATTGCACCACGGAAAACATCCGCGAGGTCTTCTCCCGGCTGCTGTGCACGGACTAG
- the mtnA gene encoding S-methyl-5-thioribose-1-phosphate isomerase, which translates to MSIKPIEFKDGRLRMIDQRLLPTKEVWLEYTDYQEVAEAIKTMVVRGAPAIGVAAAFGAAFGARDIETVGFEDFLREWEQVCAELAATRPTAVNLFWALDRMKACAVRHQEQGLAEVKRLLLAEAQEIGREDEEINRTMGAHGEPLIPTGARILTHCNAGALATGGYGTALGVIRAAAAAGKVTRVYADETRPFLQGSRLTAWELHKDGIPVTLICDNMAGYLMSRGEIDCVIVGADRIAANGDTANKIGTYTVAVLAREHGLPFYVAAPISTLDLSLADGSLIPIEERDRREVTHVGDKQLAPDGIDVRNPAFDVTPARLITAIITERGVVKGDYLRGLRALAQEK; encoded by the coding sequence ATGTCCATCAAACCGATTGAATTCAAGGATGGCCGCCTGCGCATGATCGATCAGCGCCTGCTGCCTACCAAGGAAGTCTGGCTCGAATACACCGATTACCAGGAGGTCGCCGAGGCGATCAAAACCATGGTGGTACGCGGAGCGCCGGCTATTGGCGTGGCGGCGGCCTTCGGGGCGGCCTTCGGGGCCCGGGACATCGAGACGGTAGGGTTCGAGGACTTTCTCCGGGAATGGGAGCAGGTGTGCGCCGAGCTGGCCGCTACCCGGCCGACCGCCGTCAACCTCTTCTGGGCCCTGGACCGCATGAAGGCCTGCGCCGTCCGTCATCAGGAGCAGGGTCTGGCCGAGGTCAAGCGTCTGCTGCTGGCCGAGGCCCAGGAGATCGGCCGCGAAGACGAAGAGATCAACCGGACCATGGGCGCCCACGGCGAACCCCTCATTCCGACCGGGGCGCGGATTCTCACCCACTGCAACGCCGGCGCCCTGGCGACCGGGGGGTACGGCACAGCCCTGGGAGTCATCCGGGCGGCGGCCGCTGCCGGCAAGGTCACCCGCGTCTACGCCGATGAGACCCGCCCCTTCCTGCAGGGCTCGCGCCTGACCGCCTGGGAACTGCACAAGGACGGCATCCCGGTGACACTCATCTGCGACAACATGGCCGGTTACCTCATGAGCCGCGGGGAGATCGACTGCGTCATCGTCGGCGCCGACCGTATTGCCGCCAACGGCGACACGGCCAACAAGATCGGCACCTATACGGTGGCGGTGCTGGCCCGCGAGCACGGACTGCCCTTCTATGTAGCGGCGCCCATATCCACCCTCGACCTGAGCCTGGCCGACGGCAGCCTGATTCCCATCGAGGAGAGGGACCGCCGCGAGGTGACCCACGTCGGCGACAAGCAGCTGGCCCCGGACGGTATCGACGTCCGCAATCCGGCCTTCGATGTGACTCCGGCCCGCTTGATCACGGCGATTATCACCGAACGCGGCGTGGTCAAAGGCGATTATCTGCGGGGATTGCGGGCGCTGGCCCAGGAGAAATAG
- the gatB gene encoding Asp-tRNA(Asn)/Glu-tRNA(Gln) amidotransferase subunit GatB has protein sequence MESSQYEVVIGLEVHVQLTTKTKIFCGCSTRFGSAPNSQTCPVCLGMPGALPVLNRQVVEYAIRTGLATNCTIAPRSIFARKNYFYPDLPKGYQISQFELPICEHGHLDIETEAGSKRVGITRIHMEEDAGKLLHGDSPEAKNSSLVDLNRACTPLLEIVSEPDMRSADEAIAYLKKLHQIVMYLGVCDGNLEEGSFRCDANVSIRPWGQKEFGTRAELKNINSFRFIKQAIEYEVERQADLLDEGGKVVQETRLFDSATGMTRSMRGKEEAHDYRYFPDPDLVPLVVSPEWIEAVRRELPELPEAKIERFVGDFDLNRTEAEVLAADRAMADYYDATVAKHGNGKLCANWVMGEVQRRLNEDGIAIGDSPVTPEGLAALLARLDDSTISGKIAKTVFEEMWRTGKAADAIIEEKGLKQVTDTGAIEQIVDEVLAANADQVEEYRGGKEKVLGFLVGQVMKASRGKANPALVNELLLKKLKG, from the coding sequence ATGGAATCTTCCCAATATGAAGTCGTCATCGGGCTGGAGGTGCATGTCCAGCTGACGACGAAGACCAAAATATTCTGCGGCTGCTCCACCCGCTTCGGCAGCGCCCCCAACAGCCAGACCTGCCCCGTCTGTCTGGGGATGCCCGGCGCCCTGCCGGTCCTTAACCGGCAGGTGGTGGAATACGCCATCCGTACCGGCTTGGCGACGAACTGCACTATCGCGCCGCGCTCCATTTTCGCCCGCAAAAACTACTTTTATCCCGATCTGCCCAAGGGCTATCAGATCTCCCAGTTCGAACTGCCGATCTGCGAGCACGGCCATCTCGACATCGAGACGGAGGCGGGGAGCAAAAGGGTCGGCATCACCCGCATTCACATGGAGGAAGACGCCGGCAAGCTGCTGCACGGCGATAGTCCCGAGGCCAAAAACAGCTCGCTTGTCGACCTGAACCGCGCCTGTACCCCACTGCTGGAAATCGTCTCCGAACCGGACATGCGCAGCGCCGACGAGGCCATCGCCTACCTGAAGAAGCTGCACCAGATCGTCATGTACCTCGGCGTCTGCGACGGCAACCTGGAAGAGGGCTCCTTTCGCTGCGACGCCAACGTCTCCATCCGGCCCTGGGGGCAGAAAGAGTTCGGCACCCGCGCCGAGTTGAAGAACATCAACTCCTTCCGCTTCATCAAGCAGGCCATCGAATACGAGGTCGAGCGCCAGGCCGATCTTCTCGACGAGGGCGGCAAGGTCGTGCAGGAGACGCGCCTTTTCGACAGCGCCACCGGCATGACCCGCTCCATGCGGGGCAAGGAAGAGGCCCACGATTACCGCTACTTCCCCGATCCCGACCTCGTTCCCCTGGTGGTCAGCCCCGAGTGGATTGAGGCGGTTCGCCGCGAGCTGCCCGAACTGCCCGAGGCCAAGATTGAGCGCTTTGTGGGCGACTTCGACCTGAACCGCACGGAGGCCGAAGTGCTCGCCGCCGATCGGGCCATGGCCGATTATTACGATGCGACGGTCGCCAAGCACGGCAACGGCAAGCTTTGCGCCAATTGGGTCATGGGGGAGGTGCAGCGCCGCCTCAACGAGGACGGCATTGCCATTGGCGACAGTCCCGTGACGCCGGAGGGGCTGGCGGCCCTGCTGGCCCGCCTCGATGACAGTACTATCTCCGGCAAGATCGCCAAGACCGTGTTTGAGGAGATGTGGCGGACGGGCAAGGCGGCTGACGCCATTATCGAGGAAAAGGGCCTGAAGCAGGTGACCGACACGGGCGCCATCGAACAGATCGTCGATGAGGTGCTGGCCGCCAATGCCGACCAGGTGGAAGAGTACCGCGGCGGCAAGGAGAAGGTTCTCGGCTTCCTGGTCGGCCAGGTCATGAAAGCCAGTCGGGGCAAGGCCAATCCGGCCCTCGTCAACGAACTGCTCCTGAAGAAACTCAAAGGGTGA
- the gatA gene encoding Asp-tRNA(Asn)/Glu-tRNA(Gln) amidotransferase subunit GatA, with protein sequence MELINKTIHELQALLRQGETTSVELTQAFLDRIAATDDQINAFVTVCREDALAAAAEADRRLAAGDADVLTGIPVALKDIFLTAGVRTTCASKILDNFIAPYDGTAVARLKERGAVIVGKLNMDEFAMGSSNENSAFGAVKNPWNRATVPGGSSGGSAAAVAARQAVATLGTDTGGSIRQPASHCGVVGLKPTYGRVSRYGVIAYASSLDQVGPVTRDVEDCAILLEAVAGYDPADSTSVDRPVPAYRNHLQEGVTGLKIGLPREYFIEGLDPEVKTAMDAAIATYRELGAKFVEVSLPHTDYAVACYYLIATAEASSNLARYDGVRFGSRVDAGRGLIGMYEQTRAAGFGAEVKRRIMLGTYALSSGYYDAYYLKAQKVRTLIRQDFLDAFEQVDVLLTPVAPTPAFRLGEKVSDPLQMYLSDIFTIPVNLAGTCALSLPCGFSGEGLPIGLQLIGRPFEEETLLRTGYAFEQATDWHTRTADI encoded by the coding sequence ATGGAACTGATCAATAAAACTATACACGAGCTGCAGGCGCTGCTGCGCCAGGGAGAGACGACGTCGGTCGAGCTCACCCAGGCCTTTCTCGACCGCATCGCCGCCACCGATGATCAAATCAATGCTTTTGTCACCGTGTGCCGGGAGGACGCCCTGGCCGCTGCGGCCGAAGCGGATCGCCGTCTGGCCGCGGGCGATGCGGATGTGCTCACCGGTATCCCCGTGGCGCTCAAGGATATTTTTCTGACGGCAGGGGTGCGCACCACCTGTGCCTCGAAGATTCTCGACAACTTCATCGCCCCCTATGACGGCACGGCGGTGGCCCGTCTGAAAGAGCGCGGTGCGGTGATTGTCGGCAAGCTGAACATGGATGAATTCGCCATGGGCAGCTCCAACGAGAATTCCGCCTTCGGGGCAGTCAAAAACCCCTGGAACAGGGCGACGGTCCCGGGCGGTTCCTCCGGCGGTTCGGCGGCGGCGGTAGCGGCCCGGCAGGCGGTGGCCACCCTGGGAACGGATACGGGCGGCTCCATCCGCCAGCCCGCTTCGCACTGCGGGGTGGTCGGTCTCAAGCCCACCTACGGCCGTGTCTCCCGTTACGGGGTCATCGCCTATGCCTCCTCCCTTGACCAGGTCGGGCCCGTTACCCGCGACGTGGAGGACTGCGCCATTCTCCTCGAAGCTGTGGCCGGCTATGATCCGGCCGACTCCACTTCGGTGGATCGTCCCGTACCCGCTTACCGCAACCACCTCCAGGAGGGGGTAACGGGGCTGAAGATCGGCCTGCCCCGCGAGTATTTCATCGAGGGACTCGATCCCGAGGTCAAGACGGCCATGGACGCGGCGATTGCCACCTATCGGGAGCTGGGGGCCAAATTCGTCGAGGTCAGCCTGCCCCATACGGACTACGCCGTCGCCTGCTACTATCTGATCGCCACGGCCGAAGCGTCGAGCAACCTGGCCCGCTACGACGGGGTCCGCTTCGGCAGCCGCGTCGACGCCGGCCGCGGGCTCATCGGCATGTACGAGCAGACCCGCGCCGCCGGTTTCGGGGCCGAAGTCAAGCGCCGCATCATGCTGGGCACCTACGCCCTCTCCTCCGGCTACTATGACGCCTATTACCTCAAGGCCCAGAAGGTGCGTACGCTCATCCGTCAGGATTTTCTCGACGCTTTCGAGCAGGTCGATGTTCTGCTGACGCCGGTGGCCCCCACCCCGGCCTTCCGCCTGGGGGAAAAGGTTTCCGATCCGCTGCAGATGTACCTGTCCGATATCTTCACCATCCCCGTCAACCTGGCCGGCACCTGTGCCTTGAGCCTGCCCTGCGGCTTCTCGGGCGAGGGACTGCCCATCGGTCTGCAGCTCATCGGCCGCCCCTTCGAGGAAGAGACCCTGCTGCGAACAGGCTATGCCTTTGAGCAGGCGACGGACTGGCATACCCGCACAGCGGACATCTAA
- the gatC gene encoding Asp-tRNA(Asn)/Glu-tRNA(Gln) amidotransferase subunit GatC has product MKITRAEVEHVARLARLALQDEELDALTGQMDAILDYVEKLKELDTDGIVPTAHAVPMENAFREDVVRDSIGVDKALANAPEADNGCFRVPRVIE; this is encoded by the coding sequence ATGAAGATCACCCGCGCGGAGGTCGAGCACGTCGCCAGGCTGGCCCGTCTTGCCCTGCAGGATGAAGAACTGGACGCCCTGACCGGACAGATGGATGCGATTCTGGACTATGTGGAGAAGCTCAAGGAGCTCGACACCGACGGCATCGTGCCGACGGCTCATGCCGTGCCCATGGAAAATGCCTTTCGCGAAGATGTCGTCCGTGACTCCATCGGCGTGGATAAGGCCCTAGCCAATGCGCCCGAGGCCGACAACGGCTGTTTCCGCGTCCCCCGCGTCATTGAATGA
- a CDS encoding OmpA family protein, with protein sequence MRKNICYLLVAGLVLAGCAQPQTRTTQGAMVGTGIGAAVGAGLGQVIGGDTEATLIGAGIGAALGGATGASIGRYMDNQEALMRQQLAGVEAANIQRNANMLAVTFKSDFMFDVNSSNLKPGSYDEIARVAQVLNQYPQTTLQIAGHTDSTGSEAYNQDLSIKRASAVKNALTGQGVNPARMNVIGFGESQPIADNSTEYGRQLNRRVVITIAPQG encoded by the coding sequence ATGCGTAAAAACATCTGCTATCTACTTGTTGCCGGCCTCGTTTTGGCCGGTTGTGCCCAGCCCCAGACGAGGACGACTCAAGGCGCCATGGTCGGTACCGGTATTGGCGCCGCTGTTGGCGCCGGGCTTGGCCAGGTCATTGGCGGCGACACCGAAGCCACCCTCATCGGCGCCGGCATCGGGGCAGCCCTGGGCGGTGCCACCGGCGCCTCCATCGGGCGCTACATGGACAACCAGGAAGCTCTCATGCGCCAACAACTGGCCGGGGTCGAAGCGGCCAACATTCAGCGCAACGCCAACATGCTGGCCGTCACCTTCAAGTCCGACTTCATGTTCGATGTGAACTCCAGCAATCTCAAGCCCGGTTCCTACGACGAGATCGCCAGGGTGGCTCAGGTGCTCAACCAGTACCCACAGACCACTTTGCAGATTGCGGGTCATACCGATTCCACCGGCAGCGAAGCCTACAATCAGGATCTCTCGATCAAGCGCGCCAGTGCTGTCAAGAATGCGCTCACCGGTCAGGGGGTCAATCCCGCCCGCATGAATGTCATCGGCTTCGGCGAGTCCCAGCCTATTGCCGACAACAGCACCGAATACGGCCGTCAACTCAACCGCCGGGTGGTTATCACCATCGCACCTCAAGGCTGA
- a CDS encoding mucoidy inhibitor MuiA family protein, whose protein sequence is MWRKTVSGLILVPFLLLPCLAWGQAEYEASSATTREVIVYPDRAMVKKSLRVSVAPGETSFDITGLVPNLMDDSVQAGIRGAAKVSVLDIQVRRTALVKPVQERLRGLQKELDEVEMEIVGHKNEREVNSQSIAFLQKVMPFPQEQNTTFQVVQSYLGAMEKAVAARLENIARLDQALAELERRKTELEKELKALGPLREDSKSLRVTVFAETAASIELDYSYFLPDVRWRPLYEVRADSTQQRLSLHFFAVVQQATGEDLGGARVEISTARPSVSGEIPPLSPWRVDLYEPPPVAYRTLAADRLKMAESAPMEEMAAAGAYEPEVRSEATSMSYRLNREIALPSDNQPHKILISTSEAESTFEYLAVPRLSRFASLTAVLKNPFVFPLLEGELKIFLDGRYVGTNRVTASVPTGEEMRLALGLDETILVTHSLQEQFTEEIGAFSKQTRKHFAYKTEIVNGKARPVRLLIRDQVPVSVHEKIAVTVVSPKATEAEIATDGTVTWTRELAAGEKEDLLTRFHVTYPADERISGM, encoded by the coding sequence ATGTGGAGAAAAACTGTCTCAGGCCTCATCTTGGTGCCGTTTTTGCTGTTGCCCTGTCTCGCCTGGGGACAGGCGGAGTATGAAGCTTCCTCGGCGACCACGCGGGAAGTGATCGTCTATCCCGATCGGGCTATGGTGAAAAAGAGCCTGCGTGTCTCCGTAGCGCCGGGAGAGACCTCTTTTGATATCACGGGGCTGGTGCCTAATCTCATGGATGACTCGGTGCAGGCTGGTATCCGCGGGGCCGCCAAGGTGAGCGTTCTGGATATTCAGGTGCGCCGTACGGCTCTGGTGAAGCCGGTGCAGGAACGCCTGCGCGGTCTGCAGAAGGAGCTCGACGAGGTTGAAATGGAGATCGTCGGTCATAAGAATGAGCGGGAAGTCAACAGCCAGTCCATCGCTTTTCTGCAGAAAGTGATGCCTTTTCCCCAGGAACAGAACACGACCTTCCAGGTTGTGCAGAGCTATCTGGGGGCGATGGAAAAGGCCGTGGCGGCGCGGCTTGAAAACATCGCCCGCCTCGACCAAGCCCTTGCGGAACTGGAGAGAAGAAAAACGGAGCTGGAAAAGGAGCTGAAAGCCCTCGGTCCCTTGCGTGAGGACTCGAAAAGTCTGCGGGTGACGGTCTTTGCCGAAACGGCGGCTTCCATCGAACTCGACTATTCCTACTTTCTCCCGGATGTGCGCTGGCGACCCCTGTATGAGGTGCGGGCCGACTCGACACAGCAGCGTCTTTCCCTCCACTTCTTTGCGGTGGTCCAGCAGGCCACGGGCGAGGATCTGGGTGGTGCCCGCGTCGAAATTTCCACGGCGCGTCCGAGCGTTTCCGGCGAAATTCCCCCTCTCTCTCCCTGGCGCGTGGATCTCTATGAACCGCCGCCGGTGGCCTATCGCACCCTGGCCGCGGATCGCCTGAAAATGGCGGAATCGGCGCCCATGGAGGAAATGGCTGCAGCAGGCGCCTATGAACCCGAGGTGCGAAGCGAGGCGACGTCCATGTCCTACCGGCTCAATCGGGAAATTGCGCTGCCGTCCGACAACCAGCCCCACAAGATTCTGATATCAACCTCCGAGGCCGAATCGACCTTTGAGTATCTGGCCGTGCCTCGACTGTCGCGCTTTGCCTCCCTGACCGCAGTCCTCAAGAATCCCTTCGTCTTTCCCTTGCTGGAAGGGGAACTGAAAATATTTCTGGATGGCCGTTATGTCGGAACGAACCGGGTGACGGCTTCTGTCCCCACCGGCGAGGAGATGCGCCTGGCTCTGGGACTGGATGAAACCATCCTGGTCACCCACAGTCTGCAGGAGCAGTTCACCGAAGAGATCGGTGCCTTCAGCAAGCAGACGCGCAAGCATTTCGCCTATAAGACGGAGATTGTCAACGGCAAGGCGCGGCCTGTGCGTCTGCTGATCCGCGACCAGGTACCCGTCTCCGTTCACGAAAAGATTGCGGTGACCGTCGTCTCGCCGAAAGCGACGGAAGCGGAGATCGCCACGGACGGCACCGTCACCTGGACCAGAGAGCTGGCCGCCGGGGAAAAAGAGGACCTGCTTACCCGTTTTCATGTCACTTATCCGGCCGATGAGCGGATCAGCGGTATGTGA
- a CDS encoding TlpA disulfide reductase family protein, with protein MQRKLIIAAVIIGLVVVYFLVTGPGFRETKLSTTPATESASLGVAPEFTLTDMQGVPVSLSQHRGKVVFLNFWSTWCPPCKEEMPSMEALYQGFKEGDFVMLAINVQEDGKEAVEQFLKEVPVNFPILLDSTQDVASLYKVYGLPHTFIIDRDGKIVESVTGALDWNSPQVVQYISSLMKTR; from the coding sequence ATGCAACGTAAGCTTATAATCGCCGCTGTCATTATCGGTTTGGTTGTTGTTTACTTTCTGGTGACAGGACCGGGTTTTCGCGAGACCAAGCTGTCGACGACGCCAGCGACAGAGTCAGCTTCCCTTGGGGTGGCCCCTGAATTTACCCTGACGGACATGCAGGGTGTGCCGGTATCCCTTTCCCAGCATCGGGGCAAGGTGGTTTTTCTCAACTTCTGGTCGACCTGGTGTCCACCCTGCAAAGAAGAGATGCCGTCTATGGAGGCGCTTTACCAAGGGTTCAAAGAGGGTGATTTCGTGATGCTCGCCATCAATGTGCAGGAAGACGGCAAGGAGGCTGTGGAGCAATTTCTGAAAGAGGTGCCAGTGAACTTCCCCATTCTTTTGGACAGCACCCAGGACGTGGCTAGTCTCTATAAGGTTTACGGTCTGCCCCACACCTTTATCATTGATCGTGACGGGAAGATTGTGGAATCGGTCACCGGAGCACTGGACTGGAATTCCCCTCAGGTGGTTCAGTACATTTCTTCGTTGATGAAGACACGTTAA